AACTTACTGACCTAAAAGAGGAACTTTCCTATCTTGTTGAGAATATTAAAGATAATTCGAATTATGGAGAAGTGATGAATCAAGCTGTTGAGAAAGTATTCCTAACAGCGTCATAATAGATATCGTCGTTGGTGGTGGTTGGATGAAAAATTGGGAAGAATTTTTAGCACCGTATAAACAAGCAGTAAATGAATTGAAAGTGAAATTGAAAGGCATTCGAGAGCAATTTGAAAAGGCGGATGATCATTCACCTGTTGAATTTGTTACTGGGAGAGTAAAGCCGATTTCAAGTATTCTTGATAAAGCCAAAACGAAACACATACCGCTCAATAGACTGCAGGAAGAAATGCATGATATTGCAGGTGTTCGTGTGATGTGTCAGTTCGTAGAAGATATTAATAAAGTCATTCATCACCTTCGTGGTAGAAAAGATTTTGATATCGTTGAGGAACGAGATTATGTGACGAATCAGAAAGTAAGCGGCTATCGATCATACCATGTGGTCGTTCAGTATCCAGTTCAAACGATTCAAGGAGAACAAATGCTGCTCGTTGAAATACAAATTCGAACACTTGCTATGAATTTCTGGGCGACAATTGAGCATTCTTTGAATTATAAATACAATAAGAAAATACCTGATGATGTCAAAAAGCGCCTCCAACGAGCCGCTGAAGCAGCTTCCAAACTTGATGATGAAATGTCTGAAATTCGCGGTGAGATTAAGGAAGCTCAGAAAATCTTTATGCAAAAGAAAGAAAATGAACAAAAAGAAAGCTGAAAACTAAACTAGACGAGGTGCCTAAATTGAAATTTGCGGTAAAGTCAAAAGGGGATCAAACCTCCAATCAACTTCAGCAGCGCATCAAAAATTATTTACGTGATTTCGATCTGGACTATGATGAAGCAGAACCGGATATTGTCATTTCGGTTGGCGGTGATGGGACACTACTACACGCTTTTCATCATTATCAAGATCGCCTGGATCAAACAGCCTTTGTAGGTGTTCATACTGGACACTTAGGTTTCTATGCGGACTGGACCCCTGAAGAAGTCGAAAAGCTCGTCATCCATATTGCAAGGACTCCTTTTCAAATTGTAGAATATCCATTGCTTGAAGTAACGGTTCGCTATTTAAATAGTTCCAAAGAGAACCGCTATCTTGCGCTAAATGAATGTACAGTCAAAAGTGTAGAGGGATCTTTAGTGATGAATGTTGAAATAAAAGGTGATCTGTTTGAAACGTTTAGAGGAGACGGTCTCTGTATTTCAACGCCATCTGGTAGTACAGCCTATAATAAAGCGTTGGGCGGGGCGATCATTCATCCTGCACTTCCTTCCATTCAACTTTCAGAAATGGCATCTATCAACAATCGCGTCTTTCGTACTGTAGGATCTCCACTTGTGCTTCCGCAGCATCATACGTGTCTTCTGCGACCGGTGAACGATGCTGACTTTCAAATTACGATTGACCATCTGTTCTTATTGCAACAAGATGTAAAGTCCATTCAATATCGAGTAGCAGAAGAGAAAGTAAGATTCGCGCGTTTTAGACCGTTTCCTTTCTGGAAAAGAGTAAAGGAATCATTTGTCGATGAAGTATATTAAAGCGAGGCAGTACTGTTCATGAGTTGAACGGTGCTGTTTTTTTCGCTCTATTACAAAAGAATGCCTATCATGAAAAATTTTATAATACACGAGGTGAGTTTGCTTGAGCGTTAGAATGACGTGGAACGTAGAAGAGAAGGATGAAGGGATGCTGCTAAGGGAATTCCTTCTTACGGAAAAGAATTTATCAAGAAGTATGTTAACAGATATTAAATTCAATGGAGGAAAACTTACGGTTAATAACATCAATCAAACCGTTAGAGCTGTCTTAAGGAAAGACGATACGGTGGAAGTCTTATTTCCAAAAGAAACTGTGAGCGAAACGATGGTAGCTAAAGAGATGGAACTTCGTATTTGTTATGAGGATGAGCACTTTTTACTTATCAATAAGCCAGCAAGCCTACCGACGATTCCATCTCGTCATTCAAAAGAATCACTCGCAGAAGGTGTTCTCTACTATTATCATACGCATAAGCTAGATCGAACGATCCACGCGGTTAATCGTTTGGATCGAGATACATCTGGACTCGTTTTATTTGCGAAGCACCGCTATGCACATGACCTTCTTTCAAGACAGCAGAAAAACAAAGAGATGAAACGACAATACGTTGCACTTGTTCATGGAGAAGTTAAAGGAGAAGGTGAAATCGATGCGCCAATAGGGAGGAAAGAGGGGAGTATCATTGAAAGGGCCGTTCGTCCTGATGGACAACACGCATTAACGAGTTACCGCACAATAAATCATTATAAAGGATTCTCCCTTCTTGAATTATCGCTAAAAACGGGGAGAACCCATCAAATTAGAGTTCATATGTCTTATCTTGGTCATCCGCTCTTAGGGGATGATCTCTATGGTGGAACGCATGCATTAATAAATAGACAAGCGTTACATAGTGCGAAGCTTGAGTTCTATCATCCTTTCCTAGAAAAAAAACTACGGTTTGTTTCAGAGCTTGAAGAGGATATGTTCTGTCTCATTCGAAAGAAGTGAATTTCTCAGGAACATAAGGCATTGATGATTGGACAGAAGTTGTTTTCAATTCGGGATAGCTAAGCGAAGTCAGTTTGCCTCCAAACACGCATCCTGTGTCAATGTTTATTGTATGATTCACCCATCTTGGTTCTTTCACTGGAGTGTGCCCATAAACAATAAGAGATTCTCCGTTATAATGCTTAGCCCAGTCTCTTCGAATAGGCATGCCGTTCGGATGAGATTCTCCTGAAATGTCGCCGTAGAGGACAAATGTTTTTACTTTTTTCCCAACTTGTCCGATATAATGCTTAGGAATTCCCGCATGTGCAGCAATTATTTCCCCGTCATCGAGGGATAAATAGAGTGGTGCATGTTCATAAAGAGAGATAAATTGACTTTTCACAGCCTCTTTCTCATCATTTGGGAGAGCATTTAGTTCAGCAACCGTTGTCTCCAGTCCATGTGTTTGCTGAACGTTTCGGCCGATAAAATACCGATAAAGCTTATTGCAATGGTTCCCAGGGCAATAGTAAGCCTGTCCGGTGCTAACGAGTTGTGAGACTACGTTAATCACAGCAAGTGATTCTTTTCCTCGATCGGTGATATCACCAGGAAAGACGAGTTTTCTGCCGTCAGGATGAACGGGAAGTCCACTTTCCCATGAATATCCGATTCGTTTGGTTAGTTCTATCAGTTCTTTATAACATCCGTGTATATCGCTGATAATGTCTAACAATTGGCAACCTCCTATCTCATCTCTCTATCATTACCCTATTGGACGACTATGTATCAAGGTTAAAGGCCAAATAAAAAAACCTGCCAATTTGGCAGGTTATTCAAACATATACGTTTTCGTTCGAGATCGGACGTTTAATACGAGTCCGACTGCAATCATGTAGGTTAAAAGTGCACTTCCTCCATAGCTTACGAATGGTAATGGGATACCAGTAATTGGCAATATCCGAATGGTCATTCCAATGTTTTGGAATACCTGGAATGTTAGCATCCCGATAACGCCTGCGCACAAATAGCTTCCAAAAGATTCATTGCTTTCAAGGGCTGTATGAATCATTCGGTAAATTAGCATGAAGAAAATGGAGATCGTAATACTTGCTCCTATGAATCCGAATTCTTCTCCAATCACAGCAAAAATAAAGTCAGTGTGCGCTTCAGGGAAGTAAACAGTACCGTCAGCGTATCCTTTCCCTTCTAATTTACCAGAGCCGATGGCAAGGATCGCTTTCGTCGCTTGATAGCCTGCATCTGTATACTCTTCAGGAGCAAGCCATCCATAGAATCGAGCGAGCTGATATTCATCAAGTAAGTAGGCTTTAAAGAACGCCGGAAACTTAAAGAAAATAAAGACAAGAGCAGATATTCCCGCAACCCCTAGTAAACTTAAAAGAGAGAGAAGTCGCCACCGTACGCCTGATACTAATGTAATACTAACAACAATGGCAGTGAAAACCATCGCAGTTCCAAGGTCAGGCTGAGCCATAACGATTAGAAGAGGCGCAGCTGCCACACCGAAAATTTTGGCTAATAACAAAAGGTCAGTTTGAATGGTTTTTGTTGGGTTTTTTTCATGATGGTTGACCGCTGTAGAAGCGATCGTAATAATCAAGAAAATTTTCATAAACTCTGATGGCTGTACACTTCCTAAACCAGGAAGCACAAACCAGCTTTTTGCCCCATTTCGAATCGGAGCAATTTGATAACTTCCAATATACTCAGGACTAACCGCAAGCAAGATTAGAAGAAGAATTCCAAATCCATAGAGATACCAGGATAATTGTTTAAAGCGATCAAAATCAATGACCAGTGTGAGCGAGAGGACAAACGCACCAACGAAATACCACGTTAGCTGTCTTCCTGCGAAGTTGAAGTTTTTTAATTCTCCAGGAAGTGACGCCTGTGCACTATAAATGGCGATAGTACTAATGCACATCAGGAGAAAGACAAAGAATAAAAGTGTGAAATCTATTTGTTGCCATGGTGTTTGATTGTCATTGTTCATGATATAATCCTTTCTAAAGAAAAGCGTTCCTTCTTTTAATCACAATTCCTATCTTATCTGAAATCCTTCCATTTGCAAATCGGTTCCTGTATTTATTTTTGACAAAATAACTACACACCGACTAAGATAGGAAGGTAATTTTACTTTATGACACTGATAAGTAGAAAAAACGTTCATCCTTAGAAAAGCTTATCGGAAATAAACGATAAATGCTATAGCCATATTTGAGTATTTACGCACTTTGTTACTAAAACATCAAGGAGGTGTGCAGAGTGGCTTACCAGGAGCAAGAAACGCAAGCTTTGTACGAAGCACTTATCCATCATTTAGAACAAGAAAGAATCGATGCCTTTCGGGAATTGTTTCTAGATATTCACCCTTATGAACAGTCTCAATTCTTCTTAACTGTATCAGAACAAATCAGGCTGCTTGTGTACACCTATTTATCACCAAGAGAAATGGCCGAAATCTTTCAGAATTTTGATATTGAAGAGCAAGAAGAATACATTTCGGAGATGGAGCCAGCTTATGCAGCTAAAATGCTCGCAGAGATGTATGCCGATGACGCAGTAGACGTATTAAATGAACTAAACCCTGAACAGATTGCAAGTTACTTAACCATTATGGATGATGATGCAGCTGACGAAATTAAGGAACTTCTTCATTATGAAGAAAAAACAGCTGGTAGTATCATGACAACAGAATTTGTATCGATTCGAGCACACCAAACGGTGAAGCGAGCGATGCAAATACTGAGACGTGAAGCACCTGAAGCAGAGACGATCTACTATATATTCGTATTAGATGAACAGAAAAGGCTCGTCGGGGTTATTTCTCTTAGAGATTTAATTATTGCAGAAGAAGATACGTTAATAGAAGAGATTATGAATGAGCGGGTTGTTTCCATTTCGGTCGGTGAAGATCAGGAGGAAGCCGCTAGAATTATGAGAGATTATGACTTTCTAGCACTTCCCGTTCTCGACTTCCAAAATCATTTGCTCGGTATTATCACACACGATGATATTGTCGACGTTATTGAGGAAGAAGCTTCAGAGGACTATTCAAAGCTTGCCGCTATTTCAGATGACGGTTCGTTTGATCGCAATCCATTCTCATCAGCGAAAAAAAGGTTACCATGGCTCATCATTCTCTTATTTCTTGGAATGATGACAGCAAGCTTAATTGGTCAGTTTGAGGTAACCCTCGATAAAGTCCCATTGCTAGCGGTATTTATTCCACTTATTGCTGGAATGGCAGGTAATACAGGAACACAAGCGCTTGCTGTTGTTGTAAGAGGTCTTGCTACTGGAGATTTTGAAGAGAATAGTAAGTGGGCGTTAATAGTTAGAGAAGCAGGAACTGGACTAATTACCGGTGCAACGTCAGGAGTTCTCGTCACCATTATTATTTTCTTGTGGAAAGGAACCTTTTTACTTGGTTTATTAGTTGGTTTTTCGTTATTATTTACGTTGATTGTTGCCACTCTTGCTGGTGCGCTAGTCCCACTCTTAATGCACAAACTTAACATAGACCCTGCCGTTGCTTCAGGGCCGTTCATTACAACTATTAATGATATTATCAGTATACTTATTTATTTTGGAATGGCGACTGCATTTATGAGTCAATTAGTCTAAAGACTAATTGACTGTGCAGACGTTTGAAGGAGGAAAGAAATGGAACACGGTGCATCCGTATCATCACTTGTTATCGTAGTCGTAATCGCATTTTTAATACCGTTTATCTTACACCGCTTCAGACTGAACTTTTTGCCAGTCGTAGTTGCCGAGATTATCGCCGGAATTTTCATTGGACAAAGTGGATTTAACCTTGTTCAAGGAGATACTTGGCTTGATACGCTATCAACTCTTGGTTTTATCTTCTTGATGTTCCTAAGTGGTCTTGAGATCGATTTCTCGGTTTTTGCGAGTAAAAAGAAAAAAGTAAAGCTACCAAGCGGTAAACTCGAACCGAATCGTGTTCTCGTCTCGTTTATCGTCTTTATTTTTGTATTTCTTGTATCGTACCTATTGTCTCTTCTATTCGTTGTACTTGGGTATACGGATAATGCCTTCTTTATGACGTTAATCATTTCAACCATATCGCTTGGTGTAGTGGTTCCTACGTTAAAAGACGCAAACATAATGAAGAGTAGTATCGGTCAAACGATTCTATTAATCGCCGTTATAGCTGACTTGGCTACAATGATTTTACTGGCGATCTTTGTTTCCCTGAATTCAGGGGGAGAAGGGAACATGTGGCTGCTTCTCATACTCTTTGGAGCAGGAATTTTGCTTTATTTCCTTGGGGCTTACTTCCGACATCTTTCCTTTATCGAGACGATGTCCAAGGGGACCATTCAAATTGGTACGAGAGCCGTCTTTACGTTAATTATTGTATTAGTCGGTATCTCTGAAACGGTTGGAGCGGAAAATATCTTAGGTGCCTTTCTTGCCGGTGCACTCGTTTCCTTGCTCTCACCAAATACGGAACTCGTGCAAAAGCTCGATTCATTTGGATATGGCTTTCTCATTCCTATTTTCTTCGTAATGGTTGGGGTAGAGCTAGATATCTGGTCACTTTTCCAGGATCCTAAAGTGTTAATTCTTATTCCATTACTGTTGATTGCGCTCTTTGCTTCAAAATTAGTGCCCGTTGTTGTATTGAAAAAATGGTATGATACGAAAACGGTTCTCGGTTCCGGCATGTTGCTAACATCAACGCTTTCTCTCGTTATTGCAGCAGCTGAAATCGGAGAACGAATTGATATCATTGATGATCAGCTGTCATCTGCTTTAATCTTAGTGGCGATTATGAGCTGTATTCTAGCACCAATTCTTTTCAAGAAACTAATGCCGAAGCCAGAAGAAAGCTCTCATGCGAAGAAGCTGGCGATCATCGGAGCAAACCAAATCACTTTGCCTATCTCGCTGGAACTTAATCCTGCCAATTATGAAACATCGATTTATCATACGAAGCAGGAGAAAGTGGACTCTGAGAAACAAAGCAGTCATTTTAAAGTAATTGAGCTTTCGGATTATAGCATTGATACACTAAAGAAAAGCTCTGTCTTCGATGCCGATATCCTCCTCATTTCTTCTGGAGATGATGAAACGAACTCGGATATTGCGGTATTCGCGAAAGAATATGGAACAGATCGCGTCATTGCTCGAATTGAATTAACAGAAATAGCCGATCAGCTAAGAGAGCTTAATATTGATGTATTCTCTGTTTTCTTCTCAACAAAAGCCTTGTTAAAAGCGCTCATCGAGTCTCCTGGAGTCGTTAATATCTTCACTCGTGAAGAAAATGCGCTATATCAAATTAACATGAACAATGTGGAATACAACGGTGTGCCACTGCGTAGCTTCCCATATCTCGGTGATACGATCATAGTACGAATTTTCCGTGGTAAGGATTCGATTGTCCCTCATGGTGACACTGAGCTCCGAATTGGTGATCGCTTAATTGTGACAGGAAGCAGCGATAGTGTAGAAGAAGTTCGAACGTTGCTAAGTTATTAATTTTCAGCCCCTTCTCTTAGAGAGAGAGGGGGTTTTTTACGTTAATAAGAAAGGAGCATAAATGCGACGAACAAGGTGATACTTTTTACCATACGGTTATAAATGGAGGGTGAAGGTGAATGGATGTTGAAAGTCCGAAAGTGATTTGTCCTGTATGTAAAGGAAGTTGTGATATGGAAGAATCTCTTACAGCTCAGTCAAATCAAAACGTCATATTTGAGTGTCCAATATGCGGTTATGAGAGACGAAATATTCAAACAAATAAAGGATGAAGAAATCCACATGGTGCATGTTCACTAAAGCATGTTATACTTAGGACGTGGTGCTAATAACTAATAATAAATTCGAGGAGGAGCATGGATATGAACCTGTCTCTTGAGAACCGTACATATGTTGTCATGGGCGTTGCAAACAAACGTAGCATTGCCTGGGGAATTGCGCAGGCGCTAAGCAGTGCCGGTGCTAGATTGATTTTTACTTACGCAGGTGAGCGTCTTGAGAAGAATGTTCGCGACCTTGCTGGAACGCTAGATCGTGATGATTCTATTATTTTACCGTGTGATATTACGAATGATGAAGAAATCGAAGCGACATTCGCTCAGATTAAAGAAGAAGTTGGTGTTATTCACGGACTTGCTCACTGTATCGCCTTCGCGAAAACAGAAGAATTAAAGGGCGAGTATCTTGAAACGACGCGTGAAGGTTTCTTGCTAGCGCATAACATTAGCTCATATTCACTCACAGCTGTTTCAAAAGCAGCTCGTCCACTTATGACTGAAGGAGGAAGCATCCTTACGATGACTTACCTTGGTGGCGAACGTGTTGTGAACAACTACAACGTTATGGGCGTAGCAAAAGCCTCGCTTGACGCAAGTGTGAAATACCTTGCGAACGACCTTGGAAAAGACAACATCCGTGTAAACGCGATTTCGGCTGGGCCAATCCGTACACTTGCTGCAAAAGGAATTAATGATTTCAACTCTGTGATTAAAGAGATTGAAGAGAAATCTCCGATGCGTCGTACTGTAACGAAAGAAGACGTCGGAAACACAGCGCTGTTCTTAATGAGTGATCTTTCTGGTGGAATTACTGGCGAGATGATTCATGTGGATAGTGGGTACAATATTATCGCGACATGATTGAAAAAACCACGACAAATGTCGTGGTTTTTCTTATGCTTGATTTGCGATTGAAATAGCACTTAATGAATTGATGTCAACCACATAAACCTGTGGAGATAGATCGATAACAGATTCATAGGTGAATTTAGCACAGCCGGTTTTATGATTATAGCTAAGGAGTGTAAAAGGTGTTGGTGCTTTTGCCCCTGATTCAAGGATAACAAAGCCTGCTGTTCCCTTCATGTGAAGATAAACAAGAGGTCTTCTTGGAAGTAATAATTCATGATCCTGGTGCAATAGTTCTTTCAAAAGCGACGTGATGCAATCGTGGTCTTTCATGTCATGCTTTTTCTCACACTTTGATTCATGCTTTTCCTCACATTTTGAATGGTGTTCCTCTTTTTCACACTTGCAATTACAGTGTACTTCTAATTTCCACTCTCCATCATGCTTCGTCCATTTTGAATGATGGTCGTCCTTATCGCATTTGCATTTATGTTGCTTATCTTCGTCTTTCTTATCGCACTTTGAATCATGCTTACGATCCCATTTAGAACCGTAATATTTCTTACTCTTGGGACAGAATTCATCTGAGAATAAAGTACTCAATTAATCGACATCCTTTCTAAACATATTTACCCGATTCTGAAAAGGTCAGGTCTAGTATAATGTATTAAAAAAGGTACAAGTTGCACCGGCTAATCGACCATTTCTTTAAAATTAGGTGATCCTTCGTCAAAGTTCCGTCCATTTTTATGATTAATAATCATTTTGTCCAAACAAGCTTGTATCGTTTTCATATGATTAATAGAACGGGAGTAGTACTACCGAAATCAATGAAAAGGATGGGTTGCGATGTTAACATTTAGAGCACTTTTGCATCAGATGAAGAATTCAAACACAATCATAGATACTGTTTACACGTTTGATACGCACGAGATGGAAGGTGAACCTAATATTATCGGGGTTACAGTTGTTGAAGTAGGCTTTGATTTTGTCATATTTAATCAACCTGGTTCTGGTGCTACAGGAGCAGTACTCGTTCCAATTGACAAAATTGTATCAATGGACTATTAAGAAGATTTTTGTTAAAGGTTTCTATTATTGAAACCTTTCTTTTTTATGTCCAGTTATAAAGGAGTGGAATGATTGAGGAAAGTATCAATTTTATTTATTACGAATAAAATAGATCATTATGTTGAAAAAAGCACGACGTATTTGATTTCGGAGTTAGAGAAGCAAAGTAACCTTATGCTATGGCATGATCATGGTGATATTCATTCCATTCTTAATAACTTCAGTACAAAGCCAGATTTTATTCTACTAAATGATTTTCATCCTACTTACGGACGGTACATTACAGGACTCAACCAGATTAAAATACCAATAGGCATGATAATGCACGATTTACATTATAAAAAAGGTGCTCGGACAAAATTGATGAGAGAGATCCGACCATCCTTGATTTTCACCCATTATCGTGATGCATTTCTAACCTTCTATCCTGAATTCCAAGACCAAATGATTTGGTTTCCTCATCATGTGCCAGAACACATCTTTTTTGACTATCAGCTCGAAAAAGAAATCGATGTGCTCATGATAGGCTCCTTGATTCCAAAGCTTTACCCATTAAGAAATCACATATATGAACAGATGAAACAAAGGAAGGGATTCATTTATCACACTCATCCTGGTTATGGTAAGGAGGGTGACAGAGGCATAACGGGTGAAGGATATGCTCGAGAAATGAATCGCTCAAAGATTTTTGTTACATGTCATTCGATTTATCAATATCCATTGTTAAAATACATGGAATCGCTAGCCTGTCATACGCTTCTTCTAGCTCCGGCTACCAGAGAACTAGAAGACCTAGGGTTTGTTGATCAGGAAACATTTGTAGCAATTGACGAAACTAATTTTTCGGAGCGTGCGACCCAGTATTTAAGTAGTGAAACAGAGAGAAATAATATTGCCAAAAGAGGTTATGAAATGGTAAGGAAAAAGCATTTAACATCGGTTAGAGTGGCAGAAATGATTCAACACATTCAGCAAGTTATTTGAATGTGTTGTTTTTTTATCTATGGAATTTTCATCATTTCAATGAATTTAGTTGCATATGTTTCTGGGTTTAAAAGGTAAGTGATGTGATTTTTTGCTTGTATTTTGATGAGATTTCGTAAAACGTCATTAGATAACATGTCGATTCCTTCTGTAACGGCATCAATCATGTTAGTGAGGTCAATAAGTTTACCTGATTGATTATGAAGAACAAAGCTTCTTACACCATCTGAATCTGTCGTAACGACTGGACAGTGACAGCTGATCGCTTCAACTAATGCGTAGCCAAAGCCCTCCACTAACGAAGTAGAGCATAAAAATCCACCTGAATCACCGATCATGGAAAAATACTTGGCCATTTCTATATTAGGCACATTGGAGTAACAAGTGATAATTTCATTCAGTCCAAGTTCACAGCATGAAGTTTCAAATGCTTCCTTTTCGCTCGTAAATGCCAATGTAGGATCATGAAACATCCATATGACTAAATTAGGTTGTCGTTTTCGCAGTTCAAATACGTATTCCAGGAACCCACGCCAATTTTTATTGGACTCCAGCCGACCCACCCATCCGATAATGGGGGCAGAAGAAATCGATGGCGAGTTAATATATTTAAACCGATTTGTATCAAAACAATTATGGAAAGAATAAACAGGGAAATTCGGAATATATTTTTCCACTAATGAAGCAAGGTGAGGCGTGCGAGGATAAAAGATTGCGTCAGCATAAGTCGTCACATGACGATGGGCTCGCTGCATCCACCGTTCAGCTTCTGGCATCGTTCCGAGGCCCTGTATTTCATAAATCAACTTTCCCTCATAACCGAGAGAACGAATACGCTTAAGAAATAAATGATCGGAGCAAACCATTATAAGCGTATAGTGATTTTTTTCGATTAATGCTTTGATCTCTTGATCATTGTTCGTCACATAAACAGGTATATCACGAATATTGGCATAGCCGCTTCCTTGCTGCATATACAGAAGTTCGCATGAGACGCCTGCTTCTTTAAGTGCAAGACATCTTTCTCGATTTAATGTTTCAACACCACCACTCGGTAAATAATAGACAAAAAGAACTTTCATAGTTAGCCTCCCATCCTGCTTTTATTACGTTATGCATAAAGGAAAAAATATCGAATAAAAAACGAGACCAATTTCGGTCTCGTTTTCTCATTACCCAAACGAAATTCCAGTAAGGGTTATGGGGCCAACTGCATTAGCGCTATCAAGAAGGATAAGGCTTTGATCTAACTCTGCTCGTAGAGAGTAGTCATAATAACCGCCTGGGGGATTATTGTCGACGGCAGTGAAAGATATCGTTTGATAGTCTGCTACGCTTACATCAATGGAAATACGTGTACTGAAAATAACCATTGAGTTTCTGTAGATTGTAACTAGTACAGTTGGATTTAAAGCAGTGGCTCTAACCCCGATAGTCGCATTAAGTTCAACTTCGCTTACTTGATTGGGAACGTATAGTCCGAAGCTAGCTAGCGTAACACGAGAAGGTGAGCGAGGAATGTTTCGAACGATTGAGTTGCTAAAAGCTGTTGGAACGCTTTTGTTATAATCAAAAATTTGCTTAGGCATAAGTGACCTCCTCTCTTATCAGGATAGCTTATCCTATGCGAACTACAGAGGGATGGAATAGACAGGCCCCCCCTTTTAAATAAAAAGGGCATTATAAAGTAGTTTTTCAAAATTAGGAGATTGTCCATTGCGGGTTACCGTTTCATACATAAGTTAATTAGTGTAAAAAAAGTGTAAGAAATGAGGGCCGACATGAAGGTTGCGACAATACTGGGCACACGACCAGAAATTATTAGATTAAGTTTGATCATTGATAAACTCGATCAATTAGCTGATGAAC
The sequence above is drawn from the Pseudalkalibacillus hwajinpoensis genome and encodes:
- a CDS encoding glycosyltransferase family 4 protein, with translation MKVLFVYYLPSGGVETLNRERCLALKEAGVSCELLYMQQGSGYANIRDIPVYVTNNDQEIKALIEKNHYTLIMVCSDHLFLKRIRSLGYEGKLIYEIQGLGTMPEAERWMQRAHRHVTTYADAIFYPRTPHLASLVEKYIPNFPVYSFHNCFDTNRFKYINSPSISSAPIIGWVGRLESNKNWRGFLEYVFELRKRQPNLVIWMFHDPTLAFTSEKEAFETSCCELGLNEIITCYSNVPNIEMAKYFSMIGDSGGFLCSTSLVEGFGYALVEAISCHCPVVTTDSDGVRSFVLHNQSGKLIDLTNMIDAVTEGIDMLSNDVLRNLIKIQAKNHITYLLNPETYATKFIEMMKIP
- a CDS encoding glycosyltransferase, producing MRKVSILFITNKIDHYVEKSTTYLISELEKQSNLMLWHDHGDIHSILNNFSTKPDFILLNDFHPTYGRYITGLNQIKIPIGMIMHDLHYKKGARTKLMREIRPSLIFTHYRDAFLTFYPEFQDQMIWFPHHVPEHIFFDYQLEKEIDVLMIGSLIPKLYPLRNHIYEQMKQRKGFIYHTHPGYGKEGDRGITGEGYAREMNRSKIFVTCHSIYQYPLLKYMESLACHTLLLAPATRELEDLGFVDQETFVAIDETNFSERATQYLSSETERNNIAKRGYEMVRKKHLTSVRVAEMIQHIQQVI
- the fabI gene encoding enoyl-ACP reductase FabI — protein: MNLSLENRTYVVMGVANKRSIAWGIAQALSSAGARLIFTYAGERLEKNVRDLAGTLDRDDSIILPCDITNDEEIEATFAQIKEEVGVIHGLAHCIAFAKTEELKGEYLETTREGFLLAHNISSYSLTAVSKAARPLMTEGGSILTMTYLGGERVVNNYNVMGVAKASLDASVKYLANDLGKDNIRVNAISAGPIRTLAAKGINDFNSVIKEIEEKSPMRRTVTKEDVGNTALFLMSDLSGGITGEMIHVDSGYNIIAT